In Centropristis striata isolate RG_2023a ecotype Rhode Island chromosome 5, C.striata_1.0, whole genome shotgun sequence, a single genomic region encodes these proteins:
- the dnmt3ba gene encoding DNA (cytosine-5-)-methyltransferase 3 beta, duplicate a, with product MTSTAVVTPTTFVDKSSRYYVVLWFNNLLKTNFKDVRQLGSGAIHCQIMDWVIPGSVDMTQVKFDARGENDCKHNFSLLLEAFSKNSITKVIPVEELIKGDFQLSFEILKWFKQFYTVNNKDQGYDPVKARDNQDISPIDVPDQFIKGISRLESDAEEISPFKKEFPFSEGWKAMFDWADQSGLGERYTYCHSCDKDLKTFQKGIIELRRHTGTNKHKRMTRAYKAFRQHRTLSEPLPCSDAAVRFIHKHFYNGSAKGEHVSRHFARCKLGLQYPNDITSACQHTPYCVYVYGGATLEKNETVSVVLVGFFDVESSRHCIRFLDALQSVDGEGDQTAAAVVETLKKFSLHTDNLAAVYSEGNGAASEQICSQLRELNPNIVALGGLYATADAACHAGVTELSNQVQELMVDIHAHYSSCSTKNDNLKALFGSDISADSSSFHVNTKCLKFCSLVTKILEIWTDLITYFKSCDEDDDKAKSVCSQMQDPKVRATFMFLEQAFKPLHRFQRYLQTQEGPARVDIPLILEEASSLLSTYTSYFLQPEAAARFLKERNAQILKDKESHLSSPELNQGGKAVEDFLTKSEAAEALLLFKKEVLSFYVTLTGCIAKELPLSDEVLRSIAQLLNPQSRLKVTGEVVGELGTKLKICSSPEDVSQLTSEFLEYQQAEEGEKGNSAVVSLEEHWASVLKDTKPTSVFRKLVLTLLSLPCPPLEAHQIFSRAMNNEDSAEFYDSEALESDCDNMSDGILSDSNGSTVIHIKELNGLSVTVRPCEVRLTKICDADARVNGNGWKEMQIRGSFGWESSLRQKPQARTVFQAGVDKGLQSQDELTEESSPVSRSTPRGRRKQAYQDGKGFLTGELVWGKVKGFSWWPGMVMPWKTKSSPPGMRRVEWFGDGMFSEIYTESLMTFAAFNKCFCKNSFASLPIYKEAIYQIIELASERCAKSFAEAKGNKEKELKLMVEWASGGFLPTGAKGLIPPDAAAHQESSDSTASDYQPPAKRKYVFKNKPNAPFIVYNRELIREKVKEKGKTIEDFCLSCGSTELEVAHPLFEGGLCLKCKGNFTETLYRYDEDGYQSYCTVCCAGTEVILCGNASCCRCFCKDCLEILVGPGTFDKVKDVDPWSCYMCKPSQCDGNLKLRPDWSVKVQDLFVNNSAMAFEPHRVYPSIPADRRRPIKVLSLFDGIATGYLVLKDLGFKIERYIASEICDDSIAVGMIKHEGKIEYVNDVRTITRKHLAEWGPFDLLIGGSPCNDLSMVNPLRKGLFEGTGRLFFEFYRILTLLKPKEDDDRPFFWLFENVVFMSGNDKSDICRFLECNPILIDAVKVSPAHRARYFWGNLPGMNRPLATSLDDKASLQTCLEVGRTAMFDKVRTITTKSNSLRQGKFGPLPVTMNGKEDYLWCTEMEQIFGFPKHYTDVNNMGRSQRQKVLGRSWSVPVIRHLFAPLKDYFECENNV from the exons ATGACGAGCACAGCGGTTGTGACTCCGACCACCTTTGTTGATAAAAGCAGCCGCTATTACGTGGTGCTTTGGTTCAACAACCTGCTGAAGACAAACTTCAAAGATGTGCGGCAGCTTGGATCAG GGGCCATTCATTGTCAGATCATGGACTGGGTTATCCCCGGCTCTGTTGACATGACCCAGGTGAAGTTTGATGCGCGAGGTGAGAATGACTGTAAACACAATTTCAGTCTCCTCCTCGAGGCCTTCAGCAAGAACAGCATCACAAAG GTCATTCCAGTTGAGGAGCTCATAAAAGGGGATTTTCAACTCAGTTTTGAGATCCTAAAATGGTTCAAACAGTTTTACACAGTTAATAATAAGGATCAAGGCTACGACCCTGTGAAAGCTCGGGACAACCAGGATATCAGCCCTATTGATGTACCTGACCAGTTTATTAAAG GGATATCTAGATTGGAATCAGACGCAGAGGAGATCAGCCCTTTCAAAAAAGAATTCCCTTTCTCTGAAGGGTGGAAGGCTATGTTTGATTGGGCTGATCAGAGTGGTCTAGGAGAGAGATATACCTACTGCCACTCTTGTGACAAAGATCTGAAGACATTTCAGAAAGGCATTATTGAACTCAGGCGCCACACgggaacaaacaaacacaagagaaTGACTAGAGCTTACAAAGCCTTTCGCCAGCATCGCACACTCTCTGAGCCGCTGCCCTGTAGCGATGCAGCTGTTCGGTTTATTCACAAACACTTTTACAATGGCTCTGCTAAAGGTGAACATGTGTCTAGACATTTTGCACGCTGTAAACTGGGGTTGCAGTACCCCAATGACATCACATCCGCTTGCCAACACACTCCttactgtgtgtatgtttatggaGGGGCAAccctggaaaaaaatgagacTGTCTCTGTGGTCCTTGTTGGGTTTTTTGATGTCGAATCCTCCAGGCACTGCATCAGATTTCTGGATGCTCTTCAGTCAGTGGATGGTGAAGGGgatcaaacagcagcagcagtggtggaGACCTTGAAGAAATTCAGTTTACACACAGATAATCTTGCAGCTGTTTATTCTGAAGGTAATGGTGCAGCCTCAGAGCAGATCTGCTCGCAGCTCAGGGAACTCAATCCAAACATAGTAGCCTTAGGAGGGCTGTACGCCACTGCAGATGCTGCCTGCCACGCGGGGGTTACGGAGCTCTCCAATCAGGTTCAAGAGTTGATGGTAGATATCCATGCCCACTACTCCTCCTGCTCAACCAAGAATGACAACCTCAAGGCTCTTTTTGGCTCAGATATCAGCGCGGACAGTTCATCATTTCATGTCAACACCAAATGCCTTAAGTTCTGCTCGCTGGTCACAAAAATCTTGGAAATATGGACAGATCTCATAACCTACTTTAAGTCTTGTGACGAAGATGATGACAAAGCCAAGTCAGTCTGCTCCCAGATGCAGGATCCCAAAGTCAGGGCAACATTTATGTTCCTTGAGCAGGCCTTTAAGCCTCTGCACAGATTCCAAAGGTATCTGCAGACACAGGAGGGTCCTGCCCGAGTTGATATTCCACTTATCCTAGAAGAAGCCAGTAGCCTGTTGAGCACCTACACCTCCTACTTCCTTCAACCTGAAGCTGCTGCCCGCTTCCTCAAAGAGCGTAATGCCCAAATCCTAAAGGACAAGGAATCCCACCTGTCGAGCCCTGAACTCAATCAGGGTGGGAAAGCTGTAGAAGACTTCCTGACCAAGTCTGAGGCTGCAGAGGCActtctgctttttaaaaaggaagTGCTGTCTTTCTATGTCACACTCACAGGTTGCATCGCAAAGGAGCTGCCTCTAAGTGATGAAGTGTTGCGAAGCATAGCTCAGCTACTGAACCCTCAGAGCAGGCTGAAGGTGACTGGGGAGGTGGTAGGTGAGCTTGGGACCAAACTGAAAATCTGCAGCTCCCCAGAGGATGTCAGCCAGCTCACAAGTGAATTCCTTGAGTATCAGCAGGctgaggagggagaaaagggcAACTCAGCAGTGGTTTCACTGGAGGAACACTGGGCCAGCGTACTGAAGGACACTAAACCAACATCAGTATTCAGAAAGCTTGTTCTGACCCTGTTGTCTCTCCCCTGTCCTCCACTTGAGGCTCACCAGATTTTTTCTCGG GCCATGAACAATGAAGATTCGGCAGAGTTCTATGATAGCGAAGCCTTAGAAAGCGACTGCGACAACATGTCCGACGGCATACTCTCTGACAGCAACGGCAGCACTGTGATTCACATTAAAG AACTGAATGGCCTTAGTGTGACAGTGAGGCCTTGTGAGGTGCGCCTTACAAAAATTTGCG ATGCTGATGCCAGAGTGAATGGCAACGGGTGGAAAGAG ATGCAAATAAGGGGAAGTTTTGGCTGGGAGAGCAGCTTGCGCCAGAAGCCACAGGCCCGTACAGTGTTTCAGGCTGGTGTTGATAAGGGTCTGCAGTCCCAAGATGAGTTG ACAGAAGAGTCCTCACCAGTCAGCAGATCAACACCGAGAGGACGACGCAAACAGGCCTATCAG GATGGAAAAGGGTTTCTGACAGGAGAGCTGGTGTGGGGGAAAGTGAAGGGCTTTTCCTGGTGGCCTGGGATGGTGATGCCTTGGAAAACCAAGTCCTCTCCCCCAGGAATGAGGCGTGTGGAGTGGTTTGGAGACGGGATGTTTTCAGAG ATCTACACCGAGAGTCTGATGACATTTGCTGCCTTCAACAAGTGTTTCTGCAAAAATTCCTTTGCTAGTTTGCCCATCTACAAGGAAGCCATCTACCAGATCATCGAG TTGGCAAGTGAGCGATGTGCAAAGTCTTTTGCTGAagccaaaggaaacaaagaaaaagagttGAAACTGATGGTGGAATGGGCTTCTGGAGGATTTCTGCCAACAGGAGCAAAAGGACTCATACCTCCTG ATGCTGCGGCACATCAAGAGTCTTCTGACTCTACTGCATCTGACTACCAGCCACCTGCAAAaaggaaatatgtttttaaaaacaagccAAATGCACCTTTCATCGTCTATAACAGAG AATTGATTAGAGAAAAGgtcaaagaaaaaggaaaaaccaTTGAAG atttttgtttgtcttgtggATCAACTGAGCTTGAAGTGGCACACCCGTTGTTTGAAGGTGGTCTTTGTCTAAAATGCAAG GGGAACTTCACAGAGACACTCTACCGCTACGATGAAGATGGCTACCAGTCTTACTGCACCGTGTGCTGCGCCGGCACAGAGGTCATTCTGTGTGGGAACGCCAGCTGCTGCAG GTGTTTCTGTAAGGACTGTTTGGAAATCCTGGTTGGGCCAGGAACATTCGACAAGGTGAAAGATGTTGATCCTTGGAGCTGCTACATGTGCAAACCGTCACAGTGTGACGGAAACCTCAAACTCAGACCAGACTGGAGCGTCAAGGTCCAGGACTTATTTGTCAACAACAGCGCCATGGCATTT gagCCTCACAGAGTTTACCCCTCCATCCCTGCTGATCGCCGCAGACCAATCAAGGTGCTCTCCCTTTTTGACGGCATTGCGACAG GCTACCTGGTGCTCAAAGACCTGGGTTTCAAGATTGAGCGCTACATTGCTTCAGAGATCTGTGACGATTCGATTGCTGTGGGCATGATCAAGCACGAAGGAAAAATCGAATATGTCAATGATGTTCGCACCATCACAAGGAAACAT CTGGCTGAATGGGGTCCATTTGATCTTCTGATTGGAGGAAGTCCATGCAATGACCTGTCCATGGTCAACCCTCTTCGAAAAGGATTGTTTG AGGGCACTGGAAGACTCTTTTTTGAGTTCTACCGCATTCTGACCTTGTTGAAACCGAAGGAGGATGACGACCGTCCGTTCTTCTGGTTGTTTGAGAACGTGGTTTTCATGAGTGGCAACGACAAGTCGGATATCTGCAGATTCCTTGAG tgtaatccAATTCTAATTGATGCAGTGAAAGTCAGTCCTGCTCACAGGGCGCGCTACTTTTGGGGAAACCTCCCTGGAATGAACAG GCCTCTCGCTACGTCTCTGGATGACAAAGCGTCCCTGCAGACTTGTTTGGAAGTTGGACGCACGGCAATG TTTGACAAAGTCCGCACCATCACTACAAAGTCCAACTCTTTGAGGCAGGGGAAGTTTGGGCCACTTCCTGTCACCATGAACGGCAAAGAGGACTACCTGTGGTGCACCGAAATGGAACA GATCTTTGGCTTCCCAAAACACTACACAGATGTGAACAACATGGGTCGcagtcagaggcagaaagtCCTCGGTCGCTCCTGGAGTGTCCCCGTGATCCGTCACCTCTTCGCCCCGCTGAAGGATTATTTTGAATGTGAAAATAACGTTTAA